The Kiritimatiellia bacterium genome contains the following window.
CAGTGGCTCATCGGCAGCAGGCCGGGGACGTACCGCGCGCCCATGAACTTCTCCGTCTTCGCCGGGATCGTTTTTTCCGAGCCGTCGGCGCCGCGGACGCGCAGGACCGGCTCCTCGTAGAGGGCGCTACTGACCATGAAATCGTCCCACGAGCGCACGGGCTGGTCGTGGACGGCCGTGATCGCGTCGCCGATCCGCAGGCCGGCCGCGTACACGGCGCTGCCGGGGTCCACGTAGCCCACGAAGCTGTTCTCCTGGTCCGGCGCGAAGGACTGGCCGCCGAGGTACACGATCCAGGCGATGATCACGGCCAGGATTATGTTGCCGACAACGCCGGCGAGGCCGACGAGGATGCGCTTCCAGGGCGGCGCGGGCGGGATATCCTTTTTTCCGCCCTCGCCCTGGCCCTCGAGCGCCAGCGCGCCCGAAGGGTCCATCTGCGGCAGGGCTACGTAACCGCCGAAGGGGATGAGGCCGATCTTGTAGGTGATGCCCCCGACCTTCCGCTTCCAGAGCGCCGGGCCGAAGCCGATGGAGAAGGTCTCGACGATCAGGCCCAGCCGGCGGGCGACGAGGAAATGGCCGAACTCGTGGACGAAGATGGTGATCCCGAACAGGAACGCGATGACGAGGATCGTATACAGGGTGAGCATTCAGCACTTCCTTTGATGGCGGATCATGCGGCCAGGAAAAAGGTGGCGTAGACGTAGAGCATGGGGACGGCGAAGAGGAGACTGTCGAGGACGTCCAGCAGGCCGCCCATGCCGAGGAGGATGCGGCCGGAGTCCTTGACGCCGGCGGCGCGCTTGAAGAGGGATTCGGTCAGATCGCCCGCGATGCCCGCGAGCGACAAGAGCAGGCCCAGCGCGACCGCGTCGCCGGAATGCAGGACCACCTGCTGCCAGTGGGGTCGCGCCAGGGCGCAGGCGGCGAGGCTGCCGAGCACGGACAGCGCGATGCCCCCGAAGCAGCCCTCCCAGGACTTCGCGGGCGAGATGCGCGGGATCAGCTTGTGCCGCCCGACGGCGCAGCCGATGAAGAAGGCGCCGACGTCGGAGAGCTTGGTCACGACGATCGCGTAGAGGGCCAGGAGCCGCCCGTCGTGGTCGCCCCAGTCCACCAGCAGCCGCGTGAAGAAGTTGAACAGGAACGCCACGTACAGGATGCCGAAGAGCGTGCCCGCGATGGTCTCCAACGGGCGCGGGTTGTTCTTCTGCGGGAATTGGCGCAGGAGCACAGCGAGCAGCGCGGCGAAGAGGGCCATGATTTCGACCCGGCCCGGCGCCTGCTGCAGCAGGCCGGTCGCCAGGATCAGGGCCAGGCCGCCGGCGATGCCGACGAAGGGGAAGTGCGGAATCCGCGCCGCCTCAAGCATCCCATAGAACTCCCACAGCGCGACGGCCGTGATCGCCAGCAGCACGACCAGCCAGCCGTGGAACGGCAGCCACCACGCGGCCGCGAACAGCGCCGCGCTGATCGCCAGCCCCGTGGGCAGCCGGTATTTCAGTTTGTCGAAGTTCATTCGATGTCCCCGAACCGCCGGTGCCGCCTCGCGTACTCGGCCAGGGCCTCGCGGAACTGCGGCTCTCGGAAGTCCGGCCACAAAACATCCGTGAAGTATAGCTCGGAGTACGAAAGCTGCCAGAGCAGGAAATTGCTGATGCGCAGCTCGCCGCTGGTCCGGATCATCAGGTCGGGGTCCGGTACGTCCGGCGCGTAAAGGTGGGCCGCGATGGTCTTCTCGTCCACGTCGCCCGGCTTGAGTTCGCCGTCCCGGACGCGGGCCGCGATGCGGCGGACCGCGTCGCGCAACTCCGCCCGGCCCCCGTAGCTCAACGCCAGGATGAGCTGCCCCGCGTCGTAGTGCTCGGTCGCCTTCATCACCCGCTTGAGCTCGCGCTGGATCTCCGGCGGCAGGTCGGCCAGTCTCCCGATCACGCGCAGCCGGACCTTGTTCTCGTGCAGCTCGAATTCCTGCCGGGAGAGGAACCGCTTCAGGAGCATCATCAGCCCGCGGATCTCGGCGCGCGGCCGGACCCAGTTCTCCACGCTGAAGGCGTACAGCGTCAGGTACTTGACGCCGGCATTCCGGCAGGCGCGGATGATCGCCCGCACGGACTCCGCCCCCTCCTGGTGCCCCTTCAGCCGCGGCCAGCCGCGCTTTTTCGCCCAGCGGCCGTTGCCGTCCATGATGATCGCCACGTGGGTGGGGATCTTCGGGGCGGATTCCTTCATCATGCGCCCTCCCCGGCCGGCGGGAGCCAGAGCGTGCTCTCGCGCCGCGGCCCGACCGAAAGAAGGCCCACGGGCACGCCCGTGATCTCCTCCAGCCGGGCGACGTACGCCCGCGCGCGCGCCGGCAGGTCCTCGATGCGCGTCGCCGCGCGGGTGGAGGCGCGCCAGCCCTGGAAATCCTCGTAGACGGGCCGGCAGCGCTCCAGCGCCCGGGCGTCCGCCGGCACATGATCCAGGCGGCGGCCGTCGCATTCGTAGGCGGTGCAGATTCGAATCGTGTCCACGCCGTCGAGCACATCGAGCTTGGTCACGGCCCACCAGTCGATCCCGTTGACCATCACGGAGTGGCGGGCGACGACAGCGTCGAACCAGCCGCAGCGGCGCGGCCGGCCGGTGGTCGCCCCGAACTCCCGGCCGCCCTCCCGGAGTCGCTCGCCGGTCTCGTCCTTCAACTCCGTCGGGAACGGCCCCTCGCCGACGCGGGTCGTGTAGGCCTTGATGACGCCGACGACCCGGTCGATGCGGTGGGGCGGCATCCCGCTGCCGGTGCAGGCGCCGCCGGCCGTGGCGCTGGACGAGGTCACGAACGGGTACGTCCCGAAATCGATGTCCAGCATCGTGCCCTGGGCGCCCTCGAAAAGGATCGGCTCGCCGCGCGCGGCGGCCTCGTGGAGCATGGGGATCGTGTCCGCCACGAAGGGCGCCAGGCGCGCGGCGGCGGCGCGATAGTCGGCCGCCACGGCCGCGGCGTCCATCGCGGGGGCGCCGAGGGCGGCCAGGATCCGGTTCTGCTCCTCCAGCCGGGGCCGCAGCCGCTCGTCCAACCCGGGCGCGACCAGGTCCGCCATGCGCAGGCCGACGCGCGAGGCCTTGTCGCCGTAGGCCGGCCCGATGCCGCGCTTGGTCGTTCCGATGAGCGTGCCACCGGTCCGGTTCTGTTCCCGCTGCGCGTCGAGCAGGCGATGGAAGGGCAGCACCACGTGGGCGCGGTCGCTGACGAACAGCCGGCCGGCGGGGTCCACGCCCTGCCCGCGCAGCCCGTCGATTTCCCCGAGCAGGGCCAAGGGATCCACGACCACGCCATGGCCGATGACGTTGCGGCACCGGGGGTGCAGGACGCCCGAGGGGATCAGGTGCAGCACGAACCGTTGCTCGCCGATCTCGACCGTGTGCCCGGCGTTGTTGCCGCCCTGGTAGCGCACGACCCAGTCGGCGCGGGCGCTCAAGACGTCGATGATCTTGCCCTTGCCCTCGTCACCCCACTGCGCCCCGATCAATACCGTGTTAGCCATTGCGTGTCTCGCCCGTGCAGGCGCCTCATGGTGCTGCGCCCGGGTGCTGTACCCTAGCCAATGCCCCCGGCAGACGCAACGGAAAAGGCGGCCCGATCGCCGCCGTTTTTTAATGTATACATATCGGGCCCGGATGCATTATGTTTATGGTGGAAGGCGATTAATACTGTCCTGCGATGGACGGCCGCACACAATCCATGACGGACGGCGCGGAGCCGACTCCGGCACGCGGCGGCAGGAGACGCCGCTGGGCCGGCGTCGCGGCGGCCAGTGTCGCCGTGTTCCTGCTGTTCTGTTTCCTCTACATCGGTTCCCGGCGGTCGGTGATGAACGAGATCCGCCACCAGGCCATGGGCATCGCCATCGCCGTGGCGGAGAGCCTGGACCCCGCCGACCTGGAGCAGATCAAGGCCCCGGACGACGCCGGACTCCCCGCCTACCAGCGCATCCAGAAATACCTGGGCCGCGTGGTCTCGTCCAACTCCGATATCCGCTACATCTATACCATGCGGCGCGCCCTCCGGGAGGATGCCCGCGAGGACGACTACGAGTTCATCGTGGACGGCCCGGCCCGCGACATCGACGGCGACGGCGTAATCGCGGAAGACGAGGAAAGCGAACTCCCGGGCAAGGAATACTCCGCGCGCCACCTGCCGGAGCTGGTGGCCGCCTGGCGCCAGCCGATGGCCGATCCCGAGGTCTCGCCGGACCCGCCTTACCCCGACCTGATGTCCGGGTACGCCCCCGTGCGCAACGAGCGCGGCCAAACGGTCGCCATCGTCGGCGCGGACATCACGGCAGCCACGGTGCGCGCCAAGTTGCTGGCCCTGCAGATCGTCATCGTCTCCGTGTGGGGCGTGCTGACGCTGCTGATGGCCCTCGTGGTCTCCCTGTTCTTCCGCGAGCAGGAGGCCCTGGAGGCCAACCGGGCCCTGTCGGCCGAGCTGGCCGGCCGCAACGAGATGCTCCGGGCCGCCAACACGGAGCTGGCGCACAACAACGAGCAGTTCGTGCGCGAAATGAAGCTGGCCCAGTCGGTGCAGCTCGGGTTCCTGCCGAAGAGCTTCCCGCGCCAGGACAAGATCGTCTTCGACCGCTACTATCTCACCTGCGAGATGCTGGGCGGCGACCTGTTCGACGTCTTCACCCTGGACGACGACCACGTGGGCATGTACATGGCGGACGTCGCCGGGCACGGCGTCAGCGCGGCCCTCATCTCCGGGCTGTTGAAAATGGCCGTCTCCTCGGCGCGCGACAACGCCGCGGGCGACGCGGGCGCCCTGACGGCCCGCCTCACCCAGCCGGACAAAACCCTCTCCACCATCAACGACATGCTGGTCAAGGAACTGCCCGAGTACGAGTTCATCACCATGATCTACGCCGTGCTCGACATCCCCAGCTGCACCTTCCACGTCGCCAGCGCGGGCCATCTCTCCCCGCTGAAATACGAGGCCGCCAGCCAGAAGGTGGTTTCCTGGGACATCCCGACGGAAACCGCGCTGGGCCTGATCGAAAAATGCGCCTACACCACCGTGTCGCGCACGGTCGCCCCCGGAGACAAGATCCTCTTCTTCACCGACGGCCTCGTCGAGGCCATGAACGCGCGCGGCGAGGAGTTCGGGGAGGACGCCCTCCGGAAGCAGTTCGAGCAGCAGGCCCCGCAGCCGCCCGCGCAGATCATCACCGCCCTGCGGCAATCGGTGGAGCAGCACCGCGGCGGCGAAAAGGTCAGCGACGACTACTCCATCCTCGTCGCGGAAATCCGGTAAGTTTTTAGCATCGGCGCCGGCGGCATCGCGCTCCGCGCGACGGCTTCCTCACCCGCCGGCTTCTTTCCGCGCCGCCTTCCGGCGCTTGCGCGCGGCGAACTCGGGGGCTTCCCGGACGCACGTGCCGAGAATCTTCAGGGACTGCTTGAAGTACTTCATGCTCTCGGTCTTGAGCTCCGCCGGCGCCTCGCCCACGTCGGCCCAGCCGGGCGTCGCCAGGTCGCCCGGCGCGATCGCCAGGCGCTCCCAGTTCTGGAACAACCGCCCCCACTCGCTGCGCAGGATGTCGTTCACGATCTTCCGGTGCGTGGGATACCAGAACGAATCGTGATACATCACGCTCGCGATGTACGCCCACGGCGCCAGGATCGTCTTCAGCGACCACTCGACGGGTTTTTTCAGCGGGCCCCAGTAGATCAGGTGCTGCATGCGGCTCGCGAAGGTCATCTTGCGGAACGGCCCCGTGAAATGCCAGTTCTCCGCCGCCGCGTCCGCGTCGCCGACGAGCTCGATCTCGCGGGGATCGCCGCACCCGAGGCCGAGTTCGTGCGCCAGGCGCACGAATGTCAGGTCCGCCAGCGGATCGAAGCCCATGATCTTGGCCGCCACGGCGTCGATGGCCACCTGGTCCGCGGAGGCCAGCAGGACGTTCTTCACGTGCGGCACCATGCAGCGCGGGCCCGGCCCGTCGCCGGCGAACGTGCCGTCCATGACGGCGAAGAGGCCGGAGTGAATCTTCTTCTGGATCATCAGCAGGTCCACGAGCGTCTCGTGGATCACCGGGTGCGTCCAGTGGCGCCGCTCGTTCAGCAGCCCGCCGAACGCGTTCTTCATCGCGCCCGTGGTCGTGGTGAACACGTGGGTCTTGACCGTCGGGAGGTGGATGATGTTCTCGCCGATGAAACGCCGGGGGATCATGAATCCGTCGGGGTACACCTGGTTCAGGCAGAGGAACCGGTCGGCCAGGTCGCCCACCGCCTCGCGGACGTGGATCCACTCCTCGCCCTCGTACAGGTGGACGTTTTTCAGCCCGTGCGCCTCGATCACGGGAAGCTGCTTGTTTTCCCGTTCGCCGAGGCGGGCGTCGATGACCACGGTGCGGTTGTGGCAGCCGTGAATCCGCGCGGGATCGTAGCCGTCCCGCTTGAGGGCGCGGATCACGCCGTCCAACTGCCAGGGGGTCGTCGAGCTGGCCGGGTAGAAAAAGTGCCAGCTGATGTTGATTTTCAGGGCCGTTTCGCGGTCGCGCGGCAAGGCCGCCTGGTACCCGGCCAGGTTCATCAGCCGGTGGATATCCTCCAGGACCGTCGCCGGCCGCGTCCTCAAAATGGCTACTTTCGATTTGCTCATGCGTGGGCCCGCCGTACCGGGATAGATATACCCCGCCCCGGCGGCGCCCGCAAGGACGGGCTGGGATTGACATAAAACGGCCTATATTTCATACTGTGATAGGGGTATTCATAATAAAAAGGTTGGAATAGCTTCATGCCGGCGCCGCCGCTCAATATCGTGACCACGCGCCACGGGGACATCATGGTGATCAAGCTGGATGGGATCGTGGACGCCTCCACCATCGACTGCCTGCGTCGTGTCCTGGAGCCCCTGTGCCTGCAGTCGGGCGCCCACGTGATCGTGGACGGCGCCCTGCTGACCTATATCAACAGCCTGGGATTCGGACTCCTGTTCAAGCTCTCCCAGGCCTGCCGGGCTCAACAAGGCCGGCTGGTCGTCGCCGGCCTGCAGGAAAAGTTGCGCGTCGTGTTCAGGATTCTCGGACTCGAAAAACTGTTGAGCTTCGCCCCGACGTGCGAGGAGGCCCTGGCCGCCTTCGCCCGGACCGCGAACCCGTGAGGAACCGCATGGCGGACAGCGCAGAAAATGTTCAGATTCGCGTCCCCGGAGAGGCGCGGTTCCTCGGCCTCATCCGCTCGGTCATCACCATGCTCGCGCGCACCGCCGGGTTCCCCGACGTAGATGTGGACAAGATCGAACTGGCCGTGGACGAGGCCTGCTCGAACGTCATGGAGCACGCCTACGGCGACGCGGCCCCCAAGCCGGCCCTCGAGCTCGAAATCCGCTGGGAGCCGGGCCGCTTCACGGTGGATATCGTGGACCAGGGCGAGCCGTTCGACTTCGCGAAATATGTCGCGCCGAGATTCCCGGACCACTGGGTCGACGGGGAATGCCGCGGGGCCGGCCTGTATCTTATCCGCTCCTGCATGGACGAGACGCAGTACGAGAGCCAGCCCGGCCACGCCAACCGCCTGCGCCTCGTCAAGCTGCTCCAGCCCACCTGACCGCGCGGGCACTTCAGCCCACGCGCTGCTCAATAAACTTCTTGATGAGGTTCGCGTCTGCGGGCAGGACTTCGCAGCGCGTTGGGGCATGCGCCAGGTTGTCGAGGATCTCGTGGTGCGCCTCGCGCCCCGTGGCCTCGCGGATCGCCTGGCTGAATTTCGCCGGGTGCGCCGTGGCGAGGCAGATCGTCGGCACGCCGGGTTCCAGGTGCTGCTCGGCCACGTGTACCCCGACCGCCGTGTGGGGGTCCAGGAGGTACCCGTGGTCCCGGTCGTACCGCCGGATCGTCGCCAGCGTGTCGGCCGTGGTGCCAACGCCGGGGAGGAACAGGTCGTCCACGCGCCCGCCCGGCCCGAGGGGCACCGACAGGGCGCCGCGCGCCGCGAAGTCGTTCATCAGCCCCGTCAGCCGGGCCGGGTCCTCCCCGACCCGGCAGTAGAGGTACCGCTCGAAGTTGCTGGCCACCTGGATATCCATGGAGGGGCTCAACGTCGGGACCACCTTGCCGAGGCTGTACTCGCCCGTCTCGAAGAACCGGGCCAGGATGTCGTTCTCGTTCGTCGCCAGGATCAGCCGGCGGATCGGCAGGCCCATGCGCCAGGCGTAATAGCCCGCCAGCACGTCGCCGAAGTTCCCGGTAGGCACGGCGAACTGGACCTCCTTCGCGCCGGTGGTCTGCATCACGTAGAGGCCCGAACTGAAGTAGTAGACGATCTGGACCAGCACGCGCGCCCAGTTGACCGAGTTCACCGCGCCCAGCGCGTACCGGCGCTTGAACTCGAGGTCGTTGAACAGCGCTTTCATGATCCGCTGGCAATCGTCGAACGTTCCCTCCACCGCCATGTTGAAGACGTTCGAGTCCAGCACCGCCGTCATCTGCTTCTCCTGCAGCGGCGCCACGCGGCCGTGCGGGTGCATGATGAAGATGTTGATCCGCTCGCGGCCGCGCACGCCGTGGATCGCCGCGCTGCCCGTGTCGCCGCTGGTCGCGCCGAGGATGTTCAGCCGCGCGTCGCGCCGCTTCAGGATGTACTCGAAGAAGTTGCTTAAAAACTGCAGCGCGATGTCCTTGAACGCCAG
Protein-coding sequences here:
- a CDS encoding adenylosuccinate synthase; protein product: MANTVLIGAQWGDEGKGKIIDVLSARADWVVRYQGGNNAGHTVEIGEQRFVLHLIPSGVLHPRCRNVIGHGVVVDPLALLGEIDGLRGQGVDPAGRLFVSDRAHVVLPFHRLLDAQREQNRTGGTLIGTTKRGIGPAYGDKASRVGLRMADLVAPGLDERLRPRLEEQNRILAALGAPAMDAAAVAADYRAAAARLAPFVADTIPMLHEAAARGEPILFEGAQGTMLDIDFGTYPFVTSSSATAGGACTGSGMPPHRIDRVVGVIKAYTTRVGEGPFPTELKDETGERLREGGREFGATTGRPRRCGWFDAVVARHSVMVNGIDWWAVTKLDVLDGVDTIRICTAYECDGRRLDHVPADARALERCRPVYEDFQGWRASTRAATRIEDLPARARAYVARLEEITGVPVGLLSVGPRRESTLWLPPAGEGA
- a CDS encoding DUF362 domain-containing protein; this translates as MSKSKVAILRTRPATVLEDIHRLMNLAGYQAALPRDRETALKINISWHFFYPASSTTPWQLDGVIRALKRDGYDPARIHGCHNRTVVIDARLGERENKQLPVIEAHGLKNVHLYEGEEWIHVREAVGDLADRFLCLNQVYPDGFMIPRRFIGENIIHLPTVKTHVFTTTTGAMKNAFGGLLNERRHWTHPVIHETLVDLLMIQKKIHSGLFAVMDGTFAGDGPGPRCMVPHVKNVLLASADQVAIDAVAAKIMGFDPLADLTFVRLAHELGLGCGDPREIELVGDADAAAENWHFTGPFRKMTFASRMQHLIYWGPLKKPVEWSLKTILAPWAYIASVMYHDSFWYPTHRKIVNDILRSEWGRLFQNWERLAIAPGDLATPGWADVGEAPAELKTESMKYFKQSLKILGTCVREAPEFAARKRRKAARKEAGG
- a CDS encoding serine/threonine-protein phosphatase, whose protein sequence is MTDGAEPTPARGGRRRRWAGVAAASVAVFLLFCFLYIGSRRSVMNEIRHQAMGIAIAVAESLDPADLEQIKAPDDAGLPAYQRIQKYLGRVVSSNSDIRYIYTMRRALREDAREDDYEFIVDGPARDIDGDGVIAEDEESELPGKEYSARHLPELVAAWRQPMADPEVSPDPPYPDLMSGYAPVRNERGQTVAIVGADITAATVRAKLLALQIVIVSVWGVLTLLMALVVSLFFREQEALEANRALSAELAGRNEMLRAANTELAHNNEQFVREMKLAQSVQLGFLPKSFPRQDKIVFDRYYLTCEMLGGDLFDVFTLDDDHVGMYMADVAGHGVSAALISGLLKMAVSSARDNAAGDAGALTARLTQPDKTLSTINDMLVKELPEYEFITMIYAVLDIPSCTFHVASAGHLSPLKYEAASQKVVSWDIPTETALGLIEKCAYTTVSRTVAPGDKILFFTDGLVEAMNARGEEFGEDALRKQFEQQAPQPPAQIITALRQSVEQHRGGEKVSDDYSILVAEIR
- a CDS encoding isoprenyl transferase, with product MMKESAPKIPTHVAIIMDGNGRWAKKRGWPRLKGHQEGAESVRAIIRACRNAGVKYLTLYAFSVENWVRPRAEIRGLMMLLKRFLSRQEFELHENKVRLRVIGRLADLPPEIQRELKRVMKATEHYDAGQLILALSYGGRAELRDAVRRIAARVRDGELKPGDVDEKTIAAHLYAPDVPDPDLMIRTSGELRISNFLLWQLSYSELYFTDVLWPDFREPQFREALAEYARRHRRFGDIE
- a CDS encoding threonine synthase, whose protein sequence is MNYISTRGQTPPMGFQDAVLTGLAPDGGLLIPTDLPRVEDRLAAWSKLSYQDITFEILRLFTDLPDADLRHLIERSYMTFRHPEIAPAWPVGPVHILELFHGPTLAFKDIALQFLSNFFEYILKRRDARLNILGATSGDTGSAAIHGVRGRERINIFIMHPHGRVAPLQEKQMTAVLDSNVFNMAVEGTFDDCQRIMKALFNDLEFKRRYALGAVNSVNWARVLVQIVYYFSSGLYVMQTTGAKEVQFAVPTGNFGDVLAGYYAWRMGLPIRRLILATNENDILARFFETGEYSLGKVVPTLSPSMDIQVASNFERYLYCRVGEDPARLTGLMNDFAARGALSVPLGPGGRVDDLFLPGVGTTADTLATIRRYDRDHGYLLDPHTAVGVHVAEQHLEPGVPTICLATAHPAKFSQAIREATGREAHHEILDNLAHAPTRCEVLPADANLIKKFIEQRVG
- a CDS encoding ATP-binding protein, whose product is MADSAENVQIRVPGEARFLGLIRSVITMLARTAGFPDVDVDKIELAVDEACSNVMEHAYGDAAPKPALELEIRWEPGRFTVDIVDQGEPFDFAKYVAPRFPDHWVDGECRGAGLYLIRSCMDETQYESQPGHANRLRLVKLLQPT
- a CDS encoding STAS domain-containing protein — protein: MPAPPLNIVTTRHGDIMVIKLDGIVDASTIDCLRRVLEPLCLQSGAHVIVDGALLTYINSLGFGLLFKLSQACRAQQGRLVVAGLQEKLRVVFRILGLEKLLSFAPTCEEALAAFARTANP
- a CDS encoding phosphatidate cytidylyltransferase, whose amino-acid sequence is MNFDKLKYRLPTGLAISAALFAAAWWLPFHGWLVVLLAITAVALWEFYGMLEAARIPHFPFVGIAGGLALILATGLLQQAPGRVEIMALFAALLAVLLRQFPQKNNPRPLETIAGTLFGILYVAFLFNFFTRLLVDWGDHDGRLLALYAIVVTKLSDVGAFFIGCAVGRHKLIPRISPAKSWEGCFGGIALSVLGSLAACALARPHWQQVVLHSGDAVALGLLLSLAGIAGDLTESLFKRAAGVKDSGRILLGMGGLLDVLDSLLFAVPMLYVYATFFLAA